Genomic segment of Salvia hispanica cultivar TCC Black 2014 chromosome 2, UniMelb_Shisp_WGS_1.0, whole genome shotgun sequence:
caccaaaaaaataacTGTGCAATCAAGAATGATGGTGATCCTAATCCTCTGTTTGATTTTGGGCGCCGAAACTAAAGGTCATCCAAACCCCAGcccttctccctctctcctcCTCCGGCATCTCATATCTGCAGACAGGGCAAGAGCCGCTCACATTCAGCCATCTCTCTATACACCCACCGTGAAACCTATGCTTGCAAGCCATCTCCTTCGCCTTCTCCCCTTCCTCCCATCCTTCCAAACAGATCGCACATTGCTCTTCGCTTGCCACCTCTACAGCCGGCAGCGCGTCGATCGACGCCTTCGACGCCGGCCGCCGC
This window contains:
- the LOC125206775 gene encoding E3 ubiquitin-protein ligase MPSR1-like; its protein translation is MSSEATSPRQSQPFPTDGALPFFLPFILGVAALNPPPDADDHDHHSDRLVLINPITQTVIILDGSDASFLPPKSGRRPASKASIDALPAVEVASEEQCAICLEGWEEGEKAKEMACKHRFHGGCIERWLNVSGSCPVCRYEMPEEERGRRAGVWMTFSFGAQNQTED